TAAGCACAAAGTTTGATACGAGCCAAAAGCCTTGATTTTATTGCTATTTCGCCTATTTTTTATATACATTGTTATCTGCTGGCTTTTTATTTTCAGGTCTATTATTCCATATAGTTAAAAATTGTCCTGTGGACATTTTACGAGCTGATTGTTTTGCTTTTAAGGCTAGTTCTCCTTCAAAGAGTTGGTCGA
The Bernardetia sp. genome window above contains:
- a CDS encoding group III truncated hemoglobin, giving the protein FWETNLFGIAKFKGSPSMKHINVDKNLNHSITQTHFGTWLQLWFETIDQLFEGELALKAKQSARKMSTGQFLTIWNNRPENKKPADNNVYKK